Proteins encoded in a region of the Thunnus thynnus chromosome 8, fThuThy2.1, whole genome shotgun sequence genome:
- the LOC137187362 gene encoding uncharacterized protein — MMSAADQSEHDQPSNHCQVDCSTNVAAGCRNKANSDQRNGETASSSPESGSLNGDGKPTGKSRRRRRKRSSNPESRPEGKVDNKSKNEEKPNKTTSQSPDPRAALIGLQSECANVWLERNVYERAESLYQRWLVNSSNGTAKLNGSPPAPGKHSNSPSAAAPSSSGLTCHHGNQVACHHIVQDVWVNKMTFDQAEHRFVEESMHLSIPNSLDLPSPSNRSNAPTTPDEGYQSLTPTPVTPVIQQAAVTPTNRQSINGLPRIPVELLRDVWLEKPLYDRAEAAFYQNLYGNNSSKRSSSASTSRGSDHHPQSLVEEEEEEEEEEAEEEEEEEEAAAEEKKAAPQGKGEAFHALHPIQEEEEPAEIPEKEDASGPGFCYFLHPDSERVWLDKWRYDAAESRFHGHSGGEAVVAKKGRRPEADASPVASPVPSLVASPVASTAPLRDKYDQTRRTEPLQFQFLFHCLSFYYIIMFVLSFFDLNV; from the coding sequence ATGATGTCTGCTGCGGATCAGTCAGAACATGATCAGCCGTCCAACCACTGTCAGGTGGATTGTTCAACCAACGTAGCGGCGGGGTGTAGAAACAAGGCCAACTCAGACCAGAGAAACGGAGAGACAGCCTCGTCCTCCCCGGAGAGCGGAAGCTTGAACGGAGACGGAAAGCCTACCGGGAAAAGCCGCCGCCGCCGCAGGAAACGTTCATCCAATCCCGAGAGTCGCCCCGAGGGGAAGGTCGATAATAAGTCCAAGAACGAAGAGAAACCCAACAAAACGACGAGCCAATCGCCTGACCCCCGGGCCGCGCTGATCGGCCTGCAGTCCGAGTGCGCTAATGTGTGGTTGGAGCGCAACGTCTACGAGCGAGCGGAGAGCCTCTACCAGCGCTGGTTGGTGAACTCCTCCAACGGGACCGCCAAGCTGAACGGGTCACCTCCAGCTCCGGGGAAACATTCAAACTCTCCATCCGCCGCGGCCCCGTCTTCTTCAGGACTGACATGCCACCACGGCAATCAGGTGGCTTGCCATCATATCGTACAAGACGTGTGGGTGAACAAGATGACCTTTGACCAAGCAGAACACCGCTTCGTCGAAGAATCCATGCATCTGTCCATTCCGAACTCTTTGGACCTCCCGTCCCCGTCCAACCGCTCCAACGCACCCACGACACCCGACGAAGGATACCAGTCTCTCACCCCGACCCCCGTGACTCCCGTCATCCAGCAGGCAGCCGTCACGCCGACCAATCGGCAGTCGATTAACGGGCTGCCCCGCATCCCGGTGGAGCTGCTAAGAGACGTGTGGTTGGAGAAACCGCTGTACGATCGCGCCGAAGCGGCCTTCTACCAAAACCTGTACGGCAACAATTCCTCCAAGCGATCCAGCAGCGCCTCCACCTCCAGAGGTAGCGACCACCATCCTCAAAGCCttgtagaagaagaggaggaggaggaggaggaggaggcagaggaggaggaggaagaagaggaagcggCGgcggaggaaaaaaaagcagcccCGCAGGGTAAAGGAGAAGCTTTCCACGCTCTGCACCCGatccaggaggaggaggaaccgGCCGAGATCCCCGAGAAAGAAGACGCGTCGGGGCCGGGATTCTGCTACTTCCTTCACCCGGACAGCGAGCGGGTGTGGCTGGACAAGTGGCGATACGATGCTGCGGAGAGCCGTTTCCATGGTCACAGTGGGGGTGAAGCTGTGGTGGCGAAGAAGGGTCGGAGGCCGGAAGCGGACGCCTCACCGGTCGCCTCACCGGTCCCCTCACTGGTCGCCTCACCGGTCGCCTCCACCGCCCCACTGAGGGACAAGTATGACCAAACCCGGAGAACGGAGCCGCTTCAGTTTCAGTTCCTCTTtcattgtttgtctttttattacatcatcatgtttgttttatccttttttgATTTGAATGTGTGA